Proteins from a genomic interval of Nostoc sp. TCL240-02:
- the rplJ gene encoding 50S ribosomal protein L10, with translation MGRTLENKKEIVADLKETLSESTLALVIDYQGLTVSEITDLRRRLRPSGTVCKVTKNTLMGIAIEGDEKWQPLSELLNGSSAFLLVKDDFSSAIKAYQEFQKVTKKTELRGGVLEGRLLKEPDVKVLGDLPSKEQLIAQIAGAINALATKIAVGINEVPGSLARALKAVSDQEQSGGSTETVAVQDSSAETATVADSSTEPAAE, from the coding sequence ATGGGTAGAACACTAGAAAATAAAAAAGAAATAGTAGCTGACCTCAAAGAAACTTTGAGTGAGTCAACTCTGGCGCTGGTAATTGATTATCAGGGGCTAACAGTTTCGGAAATCACAGACTTACGGCGGCGGCTACGTCCTAGTGGCACTGTTTGTAAGGTGACGAAGAATACCCTGATGGGCATTGCCATTGAAGGTGATGAGAAATGGCAGCCTTTGTCGGAATTGCTCAATGGTTCTTCTGCCTTTTTGCTGGTAAAAGATGATTTTTCATCGGCAATTAAGGCATACCAAGAATTCCAAAAAGTTACCAAGAAGACAGAACTTCGTGGTGGTGTCCTGGAAGGTCGCCTACTAAAAGAACCTGATGTCAAGGTACTGGGAGACTTGCCATCTAAGGAACAACTCATCGCACAAATTGCTGGGGCTATCAACGCCTTGGCTACCAAGATTGCTGTGGGTATCAACGAAGTTCCTGGCTCACTGGCTCGTGCTTTGAAGGCTGTGTCCGACCAAGAACAAAGTGGTGGTAGCACCGAAACTGTTGCTGTACAAGATAGCAGCGCTGAAACCGCAACTGTTGCTGATAGCAGTACTGAACCTGCTGCTGAATAA
- a CDS encoding DUF2605 domain-containing protein: MSDSNLPGTELLKTVLEPLLEDFQHWFTRSRHLLETEQLSFMSDQEQSDLLLRVKQAQEELSTAKMLFAATDKQVGIDMATLMPWHQLVTECWNVAMRFRQEREV, from the coding sequence ATGTCAGACTCAAATTTACCAGGGACTGAGTTGCTGAAAACGGTTTTAGAACCACTGCTAGAAGATTTTCAGCATTGGTTTACGCGATCGCGCCATTTACTCGAAACTGAGCAGCTATCATTTATGAGTGACCAAGAACAATCTGATTTGCTCTTACGTGTTAAACAAGCGCAAGAAGAACTAAGTACGGCCAAAATGCTATTTGCTGCTACCGATAAACAAGTCGGGATTGATATGGCAACGTTAATGCCTTGGCATCAATTAGTAACAGAATGCTGGAATGTTGCAATGCGCTTTCGTCAAGAGCGTGAAGTCTAA
- the rplA gene encoding 50S ribosomal protein L1 yields MAKISRRLQTLQAKVEDKDYHPLEALALLKDTATAKFVEAAEAHIRLGIDPKYTDQQLRTTVALPKGTGQIVRVAVIARGEKVNEASNAGADIVGSEELIDEIQKGRMDFDKLIATPDVMPQVAKLGKLLGPRGLMPSPKGGTVTFDIASAIAEFKAGKLEFRADRTGIVHVMFGKTTFSPEDLLVNLKALQETIDRNRPSGAKGRYWRTFYVSATMGPSIKIDVTALRDLKLSEVG; encoded by the coding sequence ATGGCAAAAATATCGCGTCGTTTGCAGACGCTACAAGCAAAAGTAGAAGATAAGGATTATCATCCTTTAGAAGCTTTAGCCCTTCTCAAAGACACCGCAACAGCTAAATTTGTTGAAGCTGCGGAAGCCCATATCCGGTTGGGAATAGACCCTAAATATACAGACCAACAGTTGCGGACAACGGTAGCACTGCCTAAAGGTACAGGACAAATCGTTCGGGTAGCGGTGATAGCCAGAGGCGAAAAGGTAAACGAAGCCAGCAACGCTGGAGCTGATATAGTCGGATCAGAAGAACTGATTGACGAAATCCAGAAAGGTAGAATGGATTTTGACAAGCTGATTGCCACACCAGATGTGATGCCACAGGTGGCAAAGCTGGGTAAATTGCTAGGTCCCCGTGGTTTGATGCCATCGCCCAAGGGTGGAACCGTAACATTTGATATAGCAAGTGCGATCGCAGAATTCAAAGCTGGTAAATTAGAATTCCGAGCTGACAGAACTGGTATTGTTCATGTTATGTTTGGTAAGACAACTTTCTCGCCTGAAGATTTGTTAGTCAACCTGAAGGCATTGCAGGAGACGATTGACCGTAACCGTCCTTCAGGAGCTAAAGGTCGTTATTGGCGCACATTTTATGTGTCAGCCACAATGGGGCCATCGATTAAAATTGATGTCACCGCCCTACGAGATTTAAAACTGAGCGAAGTAGGTTAA
- the secE gene encoding preprotein translocase subunit SecE has translation MAKKSEAELPETTNGFSLGNFIQGTKEELDKVVWPSRKQIVSESAAVLLMVALSASLIYLVDGLFGWAAKQVF, from the coding sequence GTGGCTAAAAAAAGTGAAGCAGAATTGCCAGAAACTACAAATGGGTTTAGCTTAGGCAACTTCATACAGGGAACCAAAGAAGAACTTGACAAAGTAGTTTGGCCCAGTCGGAAGCAGATAGTGAGCGAATCCGCTGCTGTGTTGTTAATGGTGGCACTCTCCGCATCTTTGATATACTTGGTCGATGGATTGTTTGGTTGGGCAGCAAAACAGGTGTTCTGA
- the rplK gene encoding 50S ribosomal protein L11, protein MAKKVVAVIKLALNAGKANPAPPVGPALGQHGVNIMMFCKEYNAKTADQAGMVIPVEISVFEDRSFTFVLKTPPASVLIRKAAKVEKGSNEPNKKKVGSITKAQLQEIAQTKLPDLNANDIDAAMKIVAGTAKNMGITVKD, encoded by the coding sequence ATGGCGAAGAAAGTAGTGGCGGTCATTAAACTGGCCTTGAATGCTGGAAAAGCCAACCCAGCACCACCAGTTGGCCCCGCCTTGGGTCAACATGGTGTTAATATCATGATGTTCTGCAAAGAGTATAACGCCAAAACAGCAGACCAAGCTGGAATGGTGATACCTGTAGAAATTTCGGTTTTTGAAGACCGGAGTTTCACATTTGTACTCAAAACGCCACCAGCATCAGTGCTGATTCGGAAGGCAGCGAAAGTTGAAAAAGGCTCGAATGAACCCAACAAAAAGAAGGTTGGGTCAATTACTAAAGCCCAATTGCAAGAAATCGCCCAAACCAAACTCCCTGACCTCAATGCCAACGACATCGACGCGGCAATGAAGATTGTGGCAGGAACGGCTAAGAATATGGGTATAACAGTCAAAGATTAG
- the rplS gene encoding 50S ribosomal protein L19 → MSAQEIIRSIEAEQLKSNLPDIFVGDTVKVGVKIKEGEKYRVQPYEGVVIAKRNGGINETITVRKVFQGVGVERVFLLHSPRIDSIKVLRRGKVRRAKLYYLRDRVGKATRIKQRFDRPL, encoded by the coding sequence ATGAGCGCTCAAGAGATTATCCGCTCCATTGAAGCGGAACAGCTAAAATCAAATTTGCCCGACATTTTTGTGGGCGACACCGTAAAAGTAGGAGTGAAAATTAAAGAAGGCGAAAAATACCGGGTACAACCCTACGAAGGAGTAGTGATTGCCAAACGCAATGGTGGCATCAACGAAACTATTACAGTCCGTAAGGTTTTTCAAGGTGTGGGCGTTGAGCGCGTATTTCTGTTGCATTCTCCCCGGATTGACAGCATCAAGGTATTACGTCGCGGTAAAGTCCGCCGTGCTAAACTGTATTATCTCCGCGATCGCGTAGGTAAGGCAACCCGGATTAAGCAACGGTTTGACCGCCCTTTGTGA
- the nusG gene encoding transcription termination/antitermination protein NusG gives MTFATDEPRNSTLQSEETGETAEAASKEARWYAVQVASGCEKRVKTNLEQRIQTFDVADKIIQVEIPQTPAVKIRKDGSRQHTEEKVFPGYVLVRMMMDDDTWQVVRNTSHVINFVGSEQKRGSSKGRGHVHPIPLSASEVERIFKQTSEQEAVVKIDMATGDKIMVLSGPFKDFEGEVIEVSPERSKLKALLSIFGRDTPVELEFNQVEKQS, from the coding sequence ATGACTTTTGCAACAGACGAACCTCGCAACTCCACGTTGCAGTCGGAGGAAACAGGAGAAACAGCAGAAGCAGCGTCAAAAGAAGCACGCTGGTATGCTGTACAAGTAGCTTCAGGCTGCGAAAAACGTGTAAAGACTAACTTAGAGCAACGCATTCAAACTTTTGATGTCGCTGACAAAATTATCCAAGTAGAAATTCCGCAAACGCCGGCGGTGAAAATCCGCAAAGATGGCAGTCGCCAGCATACAGAAGAAAAAGTTTTTCCTGGCTATGTGCTGGTGCGGATGATGATGGATGATGATACTTGGCAGGTTGTACGAAATACCTCTCATGTAATTAACTTTGTCGGTTCAGAACAAAAGCGTGGTAGCAGCAAGGGTCGAGGTCATGTCCACCCCATACCACTGAGTGCTTCGGAAGTTGAACGTATATTCAAACAAACCAGTGAACAAGAAGCTGTTGTCAAAATTGACATGGCTACTGGTGATAAGATAATGGTGCTTTCTGGGCCATTTAAGGACTTTGAAGGTGAAGTGATTGAAGTTTCTCCAGAACGGAGTAAACTTAAAGCCTTGCTCTCAATTTTCGGCAGGGATACACCAGTAGAACTGGAATTTAATCAGGTAGAGAAACAGAGTTAA
- a CDS encoding DUF2973 domain-containing protein, giving the protein MLHLLYILAFTILAFMAVGNLIRNLIMFSFDRERTYPTNSSPINNQGKYGYYSSKKQFVPHPELLDSAGNLIKEPLLVMRSINVEDARQHLDALYEASPGRKSENSEEA; this is encoded by the coding sequence ATGTTACACCTGCTTTACATTCTTGCTTTTACAATCCTTGCATTTATGGCTGTTGGCAACTTAATTCGTAACCTGATAATGTTCAGTTTTGATCGCGAGCGAACTTACCCAACAAATTCCTCACCAATAAATAATCAAGGTAAATACGGTTATTATTCATCAAAAAAACAGTTTGTACCCCATCCAGAGTTATTAGATAGCGCGGGTAACTTAATTAAAGAGCCGCTTTTGGTAATGCGTTCGATTAACGTTGAAGATGCGCGTCAACATCTAGATGCACTTTACGAAGCATCCCCAGGACGTAAGAGTGAAAATTCAGAAGAAGCATAA
- a CDS encoding DUF4347 domain-containing protein: protein MATLHTPYFQVHSLIPTNSTRSLVFIDMAVEDYQSLVKGVISNTDVFVIDPTQNGVEKITEVLATRANQNLSSIHIVCHSVPGSLQLGNTRLGLDTLDEYTQQLQQWQKIFTASSKTVGLLVESATESPAQLLIYGCNVADDDAGAEFIAKLHQLTGANIAASRQLTGNAALGGNWDLEVRTSDMEVTLAFTETAREAYTGVLTTFTVNSTEDADDGNPNNHVTTLREAINLANATAGDDTIAFGKIFTDATPDVITLTSGKLTITDDVTILGTGTSKLTVSGNNASRVFEISGTATGVTIDGLAIASGGIQVNSNSILNLTRSSVSGNTEESGISNNGILSLKGSSIFGNTQGGIYNGGILSLIGSRVFGNTGDFGGGIYNDGSTANTGNLSLTASTVSGNTANYGGGIYNKGGTLNLIASTVSGNKANYNGGGVVNADDGTYFGGSATLTNSTISGNKANDEGGGIFNGGSYTNTDNLTLINSTITNNTADSDGNGVGNGGGVASYGSPMTVSNTIIADNFDKSLASDIQLDVSGSVTDFGNNLIGDATGSTGFTTSTLIGTTTNPIDPKLGSLQNNGGATFTHALLADSPAFNAGNNSLVPPGVITDQRGAGFNRISGIAVDIGAYEVQPSIITPPNNSNPLVPTISIIATDNTADENSGNTGTYRISRSNSSGALTVNFSANGNASIADYNLSVGGKPVSGNSIVIANGQSYVDITLTPVNDIQAEAAENLTLSLVADSAYQIDNVNYTATVAIAANDLVVTNTNDSGDGSLRQAILNANATTGADIITFAGVFGDKTPDIITLTTDKLTITDDITLLGTGAANLTVSGNNASGVFEISGTGTDANIDGLKIANANDAFGSILVNNNNSLNLRQSIVSGNKGTVGGIFNKGTLSLTGSTVSNNSGSSFGGGIFNKGNLSLTNSIVSDNSASVSYSSAFGGGIFNIGTLSITGSTISGNGAFASGLNRGGPDPYPSYGGGIFNSGSVSLSNSTISGNSALSGGGISNSGNLNITNSTVSGNRASGGNGGGISSSGILNLNGTTITNNTAEDLYNWGGGTGGGVFGGGTINVANTIIAVNFNNRNLYGGDINPDVSGDFIDDGNNLIGDNTGSTGFTSSSSSIVGNSTNPIDPKLSPLQNNGGTTLTHALFEDSPAINAGNNALIPAGIITDQRGIGFDRISEGKVDIGALEFNGLIGTSGADNLVGNNYADIIYAKAGNDIIAGNQGNDIVTGGGGKDKFVYNLGDGVDTITDFGGLGKGSNPSAAIIGQLDTLKFQGAGLTARNLLFTQNSNNLEITFEGVGDDKVILQNFPLENLDNLSSIGNILFDGQTKIRDSFDVFNANSTQSTIFNKNTVTFLNDLNNNVNGFDNSADVINGQGGNDRIDGKSGNDLLRGGEGNDTLLGSLGNDSLVGSLGNDSLIGGAGNDILIGGVGSDTLTGGSGYDQFIYQTLNDSDDTITDFDRGQDKLVLTDLFKSRGYSSSNPILDGNLQFVQSGTSTLVQVLGYYSFYTFATLDNFTATNLVVGGNVFV from the coding sequence ATGGCAACGCTACATACCCCATACTTCCAAGTACATTCCTTAATTCCCACAAATTCTACACGCAGCCTGGTCTTTATCGACATGGCAGTGGAAGACTATCAGAGTTTAGTCAAAGGTGTTATTTCCAACACTGATGTGTTCGTAATCGATCCAACACAGAACGGTGTTGAGAAAATTACGGAGGTTTTGGCAACTCGTGCTAACCAGAATCTCAGCAGCATTCATATTGTTTGCCACAGTGTTCCTGGTAGCTTGCAACTGGGTAACACCCGGTTGGGGCTTGATACCCTTGATGAATATACTCAGCAATTACAACAGTGGCAGAAGATATTTACCGCCTCATCAAAAACCGTTGGGTTATTGGTTGAATCTGCTACAGAATCTCCAGCTCAATTACTCATCTATGGTTGTAATGTAGCTGACGATGATGCGGGGGCAGAATTTATTGCCAAACTGCACCAACTTACAGGGGCAAATATTGCTGCTTCCCGTCAGCTTACAGGTAATGCAGCACTAGGCGGTAATTGGGATTTGGAAGTCCGCACCAGTGATATGGAAGTAACTTTAGCGTTTACAGAAACAGCGCGGGAAGCTTACACAGGAGTCCTGACAACCTTTACGGTAAATAGTACTGAGGATGCAGATGATGGCAATCCGAATAATCATGTCACTACCTTACGGGAAGCTATTAACCTAGCCAATGCTACTGCTGGGGATGATACGATCGCCTTTGGGAAAATCTTTACTGATGCTACCCCAGATGTAATAACCCTCACCTCTGGAAAACTGACCATTACCGATGATGTTACTATCCTGGGAACTGGCACATCCAAGCTTACGGTGAGTGGGAATAATGCTTCCAGAGTCTTTGAGATATCGGGAACAGCGACAGGTGTCACCATTGATGGTTTGGCGATCGCTAGCGGCGGTATTCAAGTCAATTCAAATTCCATCCTCAACCTAACAAGAAGCAGTGTTTCTGGCAATACAGAGGAAAGCGGCATCTCTAATAACGGCATCCTCAGCCTTAAAGGAAGCAGTATCTTTGGTAATACCCAAGGCGGAATCTATAACGGTGGCATCCTCAGCCTGATAGGAAGTCGTGTCTTTGGCAATACGGGTGACTTCGGTGGTGGCATCTATAATGACGGTTCCACTGCAAACACTGGTAATCTTAGCCTAACGGCAAGTACTGTCTCTGGCAATACGGCAAACTATGGTGGCGGCATCTACAACAAAGGCGGTACTCTTAACCTCATAGCAAGTACTGTCTCTGGCAATAAGGCAAACTACAACGGCGGTGGTGTCGTTAACGCAGATGATGGTACTTATTTTGGTGGTTCAGCTACTCTAACTAACAGCACCATTTCAGGCAATAAAGCCAATGACGAAGGTGGTGGTATATTTAATGGCGGCAGCTACACAAATACCGACAATCTCACTCTAATCAACAGCACAATTACTAACAACACAGCCGACTCAGATGGCAATGGTGTCGGTAATGGTGGGGGTGTTGCCAGCTATGGTAGCCCCATGACAGTTAGTAATACCATCATTGCAGACAACTTTGACAAGTCCCTTGCCAGTGATATACAACTTGACGTGTCCGGTAGTGTCACTGACTTTGGCAATAACTTAATTGGCGATGCTACTGGTAGTACTGGCTTCACCACCAGCACTCTCATTGGCACAACCACTAACCCCATCGACCCAAAACTCGGTTCGCTGCAAAATAACGGTGGTGCAACTTTTACTCACGCCTTACTTGCAGATAGCCCCGCTTTTAATGCTGGCAATAATTCCCTAGTTCCTCCTGGTGTAATTACTGATCAAAGAGGCGCTGGATTTAACAGGATATCCGGCATTGCCGTTGACATTGGTGCTTATGAAGTCCAGCCTAGTATAATTACGCCACCTAATAATTCCAATCCCCTCGTCCCCACCATCAGCATCATTGCCACTGATAACACTGCTGATGAAAACAGTGGGAATACTGGTACTTACCGCATCAGCCGCAGTAACAGCAGTGGGGCATTAACAGTCAACTTCTCTGCCAATGGCAATGCGAGTATTGCAGACTACAATCTAAGTGTGGGTGGCAAACCTGTCAGTGGCAACAGTATCGTGATTGCTAATGGGCAAAGCTATGTAGATATCACTTTGACACCTGTCAACGATATTCAGGCAGAAGCGGCGGAAAATCTGACTCTCAGCTTGGTAGCAGATTCGGCTTACCAAATCGATAACGTGAATTATACCGCCACAGTAGCGATCGCAGCCAATGATTTAGTCGTGACTAATACCAACGATTCTGGAGATGGGTCGTTGCGGCAAGCTATCCTCAATGCTAATGCTACTACTGGGGCAGATATTATTACCTTTGCAGGAGTTTTTGGTGATAAAACTCCAGATATTATCACCCTCACCACCGATAAACTCACAATTACCGATGATATTACCCTTTTGGGGACTGGGGCAGCAAACCTCACCGTCAGTGGAAATAATGCCTCCGGCGTGTTTGAAATATCGGGGACAGGGACAGATGCCAACATTGATGGCTTGAAGATTGCTAATGCTAACGATGCGTTTGGCAGTATTTTGGTTAATAACAATAATAGCCTTAACTTGAGGCAAAGTATTGTCTCTGGCAACAAGGGAACGGTAGGCGGTATCTTTAACAAAGGCACTCTCAGTCTTACGGGAAGCACTGTCTCTAATAACAGTGGGTCATCCTTCGGCGGAGGCATATTTAACAAAGGCAACCTTAGCCTTACTAACAGCATTGTCTCTGATAATAGTGCATCTGTCAGTTATTCCTCAGCCTTCGGTGGTGGCATATTCAACATAGGTACTCTCAGCATAACGGGAAGCACTATCTCTGGTAATGGGGCTTTTGCCAGTGGTCTTAATCGCGGTGGACCTGACCCTTACCCGTCCTACGGTGGTGGTATCTTTAACTCTGGCAGTGTCAGTTTGAGTAATAGCACTATCTCTGGTAATTCAGCACTCTCTGGAGGTGGCATATCTAACTCAGGCAACCTTAACATCACCAACAGTACTGTCTCTGGCAATAGGGCAAGTGGAGGAAACGGCGGCGGTATCTCTAGCTCAGGCATCCTCAATCTGAACGGTACCACTATTACTAATAACACCGCAGAAGACCTTTACAACTGGGGGGGCGGCACTGGTGGAGGTGTTTTTGGCGGCGGGACTATCAACGTTGCAAACACCATCATTGCAGTCAACTTCAACAACAGGAATCTTTATGGTGGTGATATCAACCCCGACGTTTCCGGCGACTTCATCGATGATGGTAATAACCTGATTGGAGATAACACTGGTAGCACTGGTTTTACTAGCAGCAGTAGCAGTATCGTTGGCAACAGCACCAACCCAATCGATCCCAAACTTAGCCCATTGCAAAATAACGGTGGTACAACCCTTACCCATGCCTTATTTGAAGATAGTCCCGCCATTAACGCTGGTAACAATGCCCTGATTCCGGCAGGTATTATAACAGACCAGCGCGGCATCGGATTTGACAGAATATCTGAGGGTAAAGTTGATATTGGTGCATTAGAGTTCAACGGTTTGATTGGAACTAGTGGCGCTGATAATCTAGTGGGCAACAACTACGCTGACATAATTTATGCTAAAGCTGGGAACGACATTATTGCAGGTAATCAAGGCAACGATATCGTAACTGGTGGCGGTGGCAAGGATAAATTTGTTTACAACTTAGGTGACGGTGTTGATACCATTACCGATTTCGGTGGGTTAGGTAAAGGCTCAAATCCATCAGCAGCAATCATTGGCCAATTGGATACCCTGAAATTTCAAGGGGCTGGATTGACTGCCCGAAATTTACTATTCACCCAGAATAGTAACAATCTGGAAATCACCTTTGAAGGAGTGGGTGATGACAAAGTTATTCTGCAAAACTTTCCCCTAGAAAACTTAGACAATCTCTCCAGTATTGGCAATATCCTGTTTGATGGGCAAACCAAAATTCGTGACAGTTTTGATGTCTTTAATGCCAATTCCACTCAAAGCACCATTTTCAACAAAAATACAGTCACCTTTCTTAATGACCTAAACAACAATGTCAATGGCTTTGACAACTCAGCTGATGTTATTAATGGTCAAGGGGGAAATGACCGCATTGATGGCAAGAGTGGCAACGACCTACTACGAGGTGGTGAAGGTAACGACACCCTGCTTGGTAGTCTAGGTAATGATAGCCTGGTTGGTAGTCTAGGTAATGATAGTCTAATCGGCGGTGCTGGTAATGACATCCTTATTGGTGGTGTAGGTAGCGATACTTTGACTGGCGGGAGCGGTTACGACCAGTTCATCTACCAAACCTTAAATGATTCTGACGATACAATCACTGACTTCGATCGCGGCCAGGATAAATTAGTTTTAACTGACCTGTTTAAGAGTCGGGGCTACAGTAGCAGCAACCCCATCTTAGACGGCAATTTACAATTTGTGCAATCGGGTACTTCTACACTAGTTCAAGTCCTTGGTTATTATTCTTTTTACACCTTCGCAACTTTAGATAATTTCACAGCTACAAATCTAGTAGTTGGCGGTAATGTTTTTGTGTAG
- a CDS encoding glycosyltransferase family 2 protein, with amino-acid sequence MKFSVVISTYNRLNLLKRAIESARNQTIECEVVVADDCSSDDTQTYLKSLGDKVVYHRNEVNLGHAATVNAGVAKASGDWIKFLDDDDYLAPNCIEEMAKAIALRPDAVICSCVAAQVDGNELELSRTPQVGPGLAFYIPQADIHYGMLLELVPFGTPVQVACRRDAFLQTGGWDSTLDANCDDIDSWIRIAQFGDAIFFNQCLAYRTIWPGAYNQKFSLSRRLATNILMKEKIYALVNEQHRSKIPGFQDIKNYLKLHWILVSLKQKNLKSFFSMIDPSILSPKSWKFLLSAASSRRSQGNNSEVRKLVLIES; translated from the coding sequence ATGAAATTTAGCGTCGTCATCAGTACTTATAATCGCTTGAACTTGCTCAAAAGAGCAATTGAGTCGGCTCGAAACCAAACCATTGAGTGTGAGGTGGTTGTTGCCGATGACTGTTCTTCTGATGATACTCAAACATATCTCAAAAGCTTAGGAGACAAAGTTGTTTACCATCGAAATGAAGTGAACCTTGGTCATGCAGCAACGGTAAATGCTGGAGTTGCCAAAGCTAGCGGCGACTGGATTAAGTTTTTAGATGATGATGACTATTTAGCTCCCAACTGCATAGAAGAGATGGCTAAAGCGATCGCACTTCGTCCCGATGCTGTAATCTGTTCTTGTGTAGCGGCTCAGGTAGATGGCAATGAACTTGAACTCAGTCGCACCCCGCAAGTTGGCCCTGGTTTAGCTTTTTATATCCCCCAAGCCGATATTCATTACGGTATGCTCTTAGAGCTTGTACCCTTTGGCACACCTGTACAAGTGGCTTGCCGACGTGATGCTTTTCTGCAAACTGGTGGTTGGGACTCCACACTTGATGCTAACTGTGATGATATTGATTCGTGGATTAGGATTGCCCAGTTTGGTGATGCTATTTTCTTTAACCAGTGTCTTGCGTATCGAACTATATGGCCCGGTGCTTATAATCAAAAGTTTTCTTTGTCTCGGCGGTTGGCGACAAATATTTTGATGAAAGAAAAAATTTATGCCTTGGTAAATGAGCAACATCGCTCAAAGATTCCCGGCTTTCAAGATATAAAAAATTACCTGAAACTCCATTGGATTTTAGTATCACTAAAGCAAAAAAACCTCAAGAGCTTTTTTTCAATGATAGATCCATCTATACTTTCTCCTAAGTCTTGGAAGTTTTTGCTAAGTGCGGCCTCATCACGTCGCTCTCAGGGAAACAATTCTGAAGTTCGTAAACTCGTATTGATTGAGTCGTAA
- the rplL gene encoding 50S ribosomal protein L7/L12: MSAATDQILEQLKTLSLLEASELVKQIEEAFGVSAAAPVGGMMMMAGPGGAAPAEEAVEQTEFEVILDSVPADKKIAVLKIVRELTGLGLKEAKDLVEAAPKAVKEGIAKDAAEDAKKRIEEAGGKVTIK; the protein is encoded by the coding sequence ATGTCTGCTGCAACCGATCAAATTTTAGAACAACTAAAAACCCTTTCTTTGCTGGAAGCTTCTGAGCTAGTCAAGCAAATTGAAGAAGCTTTTGGCGTAAGTGCTGCTGCACCTGTTGGCGGTATGATGATGATGGCTGGCCCCGGTGGTGCTGCTCCGGCTGAAGAAGCTGTTGAGCAAACTGAGTTTGAAGTGATTCTCGATTCAGTCCCAGCTGATAAGAAGATTGCCGTGCTGAAGATTGTCCGGGAATTGACCGGTTTAGGTCTGAAAGAAGCAAAAGACTTGGTAGAAGCTGCGCCCAAGGCAGTTAAAGAAGGTATTGCTAAAGATGCTGCTGAAGATGCTAAGAAGCGCATCGAAGAAGCTGGCGGTAAGGTGACTATTAAGTAG